The DNA window AAGAGAGGCAAGGGTCACTCACGGGGAGTAGGGGTGCGTCCTGGGTGCAATGGAGCGCTGGGTTCCCCCCTGTAGCACTTCTTGGGGTGACATCATCACaaagaactgacctggaaaagaaacaTAGATGTGCTCCCATATCCATCACATGCTCCAAACCCACATTCAGCTCCTGAGTATTAGAAAgaaggaatagggggcagctaggtggcgcagtggatagagtactggccctggactcaggagtacttgagttcaaatccggccttagaacattgacacttactggctgtgtgaccctgggcaagtcacttaaccccaactgcctaaaacaaacacacacacacacacacacacacacacacacacacacacaaacaacaccccccccccccaaatgtatagGAAGAAGGGATACCGGGCTCCGGCCTCTCTCCTCTGTCCCACACCTCACTGCTCATGCTAGCACCCTCTCTCACTCACCCACCATTAGGATGACATCTCACCAGTTCCAGGAGGAGTAGCCTGTCCCAGTAGTGCCTCAGAGCCCTGGGTGGTAACAACGGTAGCCGTGCTCCCAGCACCAGCTCCCCcggccccctccccaactgctgtACTGGGGAAGTAGGTGTAGTGCGTTTCTGTGGCTGCCCCCTCTGTCTCCACTGCATCTTCACTGGTAAATGCTCCTTGGATGACTGCCTAGGAAAGGATTAAAAGGGCACATTTCAATCACATCTCTCCTGCCACAAAATTCTTATGGTCCCAATGCCTCAGAGTTGTCCACTCTAGGAAGGAGTCCCCTTGTTACCTAAGGACTAGAGTGACCCTAGCCCCTCCTCCCTACTCCTTTTTGAAGCTAAGGCCCCTCCCCCAGACTCCTATCCCATCTTACTGGTCAATTCCCATCTCACCTTTCTTAGAGCCAAGCCTGCTCCCCAAGCTCCTATTCCTTCATACCTGGGTCATAGACTGGGCGGCAGGGTAGCCGCTGATGGCACCAGTGCCTTCAGTTtggccatccagctgcccctcagCCACCTGGATCACTCTGTACATCAcctgggaggaggggaaaagagagagatgggaaaagTAACTCCTATGAACCCCAGGGAGCTCCTGAAAGAGGCCAAGGGAGCAGGGGGATCCTCAGAAAAAGACATGAGGATGATGCATCTCCTTTACCACTTCTGCACAAACTAGTCACAATGAGCAGCTCACAGCTCAGGAGGTCTGGTTTTCTCCAAACTAGCATTTCCTTCTTTTCAGTACAGCCACGTTCCCCACCCACATAAGGGCTCTCCAACCCAAACCCCATGGCATTTCTGTGGTTCCTTGGGGCCTCCCCTTACCTGGCCCCCATTCTCAGTGCGGAAGACGTACTTGACgttgggatcaggaaaggtggCAGCTGACTGGATGCTGGCGATGGCCACACTGGTGGGATCTTCACCAGTTGCCACTGCACCTGAGTGAAATATTAAAGTAGTGGGACTCAGCCCGTCCCAACACTCACGTCACACAGAGAACAATGGCTTGCTGGGCATGTTGTTCCCATTTCTGATCCTGACCCACAACTTACCTTCCTGGATCTGCACAGTCCCCTCCTCTGTTTCAGCTGCTTTTTGCTGCCTATTGTGGAAGAAGCAAGATGGAAAAACAAGGGGGAGAAGCAGTGAGCAGGAAGTTCAGGCCCTGGCACTCACATTCAATGGCATTGTCAACACAGCACAGCTGGGATTAAGATTCAGGAGCCTACAATCCGGGTTAGGCCTCACTGGGACCTCACTTCCAATCCACCCTTAACTTACCCCTTCATCTCTCTGCCAGGGGGCACATCCGAAGGGTTGTTCTTTTGCTTAAAGTCTTTGCACCTCCTGCTTCACAATGCTGTGTTGTAAATCCTGGGAGGGaatgggggaaaaggagaggagagaacaagACAACTTATTATGAGGTTATGGACCTGAGTAGGCCCTCTTTTGGAGGGGCCCATGGTCTACAAATAATCATgtgttaaaaacaaattattcatCTGGCAGACATTTTCATGAAACCTCCCTTTCCTAACCAACAGTTGAGGAAGTAGGTGGGAAGGCTATATAGTACACAAAGTCATCCTCCTTCTGGCTCTCAACCAAGTGGGTGAGTTATTTGGAGGGATGGACATGAAGGTTTGTAAACAATGGTTTTCCTGgacatattattaatattattttgcttttcaaagACAGCAGTTTTGTGGGGCTCAATTATGGTCAGGCATGGCTATACTGGCAAACCATCACTATCACTGTAAAGAAGTTTGGATCTGTTTCCTGTGGCTCCTTTAGAAGTCCACACTGATTCAGACCTTGGCTCTTCTTGGGAACCACCACAGCCCACTTAAGGAAATCTATCTTTTTCTCTAGGGCAGGGAAATTGAATTGCAGTAACAGAAAACAAAGACCAGGCTAGATTTTTCTTTCAGTTCTACCCCCAAACGCTTTAGGTTAGAGTTTTCAGGATTGAACCATCTGAGAAACAATCTTGTGCCTGAAAATCAGCACCCAGAAATTTCCCTCTCCCTTTATTCACCAAGTTGTCTTCCTCCTTGTCTGGTGGGTTTGGCAATTGTGATTTTGTGATGTATGTAATACCACAATAAATGCTTTACTTTATTCCCCAAAGAAGAATGAAGTTCAGGACACCTTGGGGCTCAGGGTTCTACTCTGCTCTGAAGCAGAAGGGGGCCTGGGCAAAAATATAGCTACAGGTTATACTAGGACCCTCCAATCCTTTTGGTTCCCAGTTAGCCAAAGACAGATGACACCATCAAATCTAGCAGTCCAACAGCTTCTACTAGGACGATTACGATTTATAAATTCAACCTCCTTCAACAAAACAGGATCCCTAAGCCAAAGAAGAGATACGAAAacacacctccctcccttctttgcagaggcagAGGGCAGCGAGTGTGGAATACTTCAGATAACactatcccttcctcccccccacccccaatatgtTGTCTAGTTTTGATGAActgttttttccctctcctttttatatgtttataagGAAGGGATGGCTTTCTGAGAGGAACAGAGGGGAGGAATACATAGGGAAATGTAGGACAGAGGACAAGTTCCAGACCCAAGAGAAAGTGGTTAAAAAGGGGAACTGAGAAGTGAAAGTGAAACTTGAAAAGGAAGTaagggggggaagaaggaagggaagggaagagggaaataaCGGGAAGGCAGGGAACTTTTCCAACCAAAGGGAGAAAGTTTACCCAAACACTTTCAAGTTCTCTCTCCAAGGCCCACTGTCCTAACTTCTGTGGGAGACagtaggggaaggaagagggttGGAACACGGCAAGAGTTCAACAAGTCCCTCTGCCACCCACACATACCAGGGACAAGTGAGGGCACAAGAGGAAGGTCAGGGCCCAGTTGGAGAGACGTTAATTAGTACAAGAGAAACAGTAATGGCTGGAACCCAGAAAGTGCTCTCTGGCTCTCCAGCCTGCGTGGGGCACAGGCTGGGGGGCTCCAGGGAGCTGTGCTCTCAGAAGAGAATTGGACTTGTCGGCACTCAGGCTTAATAAGAAGGCCAATCGTGCAGGAGAGGGAGAGCAGCCTAGTAGGGTTATAAATACCCGGACAGAGGTCAGGAGAActgcccccttcctctcttcctccctcctcctgtctgtctgtccgtctgtctgtctgtccctctctccccctcctgcccggtttccctccctcctcctgcctctctccctccctcccccaccagatCGACCACTAGTGTGAATGGCGTCCTCATTGCACGTCTACACTCCACTGTGACTCTTCTTGACCAATCCCCTATTCACTCCGGTTCCCTCAACAATTTCGAAAGCAGCCGAGAGGCGAGAGAGGCAGGAGAGGAGACAGGAGAGGGTCAGAGGagtagggaagaaaggggagggggggggcaaagaggaaagagaagcagaaagtgggggggggcgaggaaggggagaggacaaGAGAGAAACAAGAGCCGAGGTTAAAGGGACAGGAGCCAAGTGAAGAGGGGGCTCCACGGCCAACTCCCCCTAACAACAACGATGCTGGCCACCTCTACCAGTGGCTCCGGGCCGTCCTGCTGTCTCCAGAGCAGGGGGTCTGAGGGGCAGCGCTGCCTTGGGAGAGCAGGGGTCCCGTGCCTTGAGGTTTTGCAGGAGTTGGGAGGGGGCTGAGAAGCTGAGGAAGGAGGCAGCTCCAAACAGATGCTCAGCCTGGGGCCCCCTGTTAGGCTAGGAAGAGtatgggggcggggaggaggggtcgaggtggggggggaaggaatctagaagggggagagagggcgagggcaaggggggagggggagtgctAGGAGGAGGGATCCGGGAGAGGTGGGGGCCGGGACTAGGGAAGGAGGGGTTGGAGTAGGACCTAGCCGAGCTGGGGAGTGGGCGAGGACCGGGAGGGGGCAGGCTAAGACCAGGACacggcccctcccccacctcccaaaaaaacAAAGGCTCGCTCGCACCCTCTCCCTTCCGCAAACCTCCCCCGACCGAAGGGAAACCAACGACCCAAAGCAGCTCCCCTGCCTCTCCTTCCTCGCCCGGCCCCCCGGGCTGTTCCCTCGCCCCGCACTCACCAGCCCAGGGCGCCCCGGTAGCCGCCGACTTCCCTCGACCGCGTTCTCCCCCTTCGGCCCCAGGTCTCTCCATGGGCAGCCGCTCATGCGCACTGACCAGCGGTCGCCATGTAGGTGCGGGGCGGAAGTGTCTTTCCTAGGGCCGCCTACTTTTCCGGGGCGGCGAGGCACCGCCCACTTCCGGCTATCGCCATCTTGGTGGAGGGCGCGGCGGAGAGGGCAGCTTCTTCCTAGGAGAGGCGCAGAAGTGAAGTTGACCTGGCCAGACGCCGCTCGATTGGGAACGGGCTCGCTGCTATCTGGCATCGAAGAGAGGTGACTGGCTCATTGTGTCATCTTGATTCCGGACAGCTGACAGTCCCGGCCGTCCACAACGGGTCGAAAGCTTGATGGGAGACCATCTTAAGTTTGGGAGGGATATTCGAAGTGGCCGCCATCTTTGACGAGGGCTGCTCTGAGCGCCATCTTGGGTCTGGGCACCATCGGGAGAAGAATTTCCTGGAACCTGGTCGAGAGCTCGCGCCTCACCTGGCAGGCGCCTGGTTTTGAGGCGAGGCAGAGATGCAGTGACCCCAGCTCTTGGTGGGATTTGGCTCTCCAGGCCCTGAGTCTCCTGAAAACCCATTCCCAGCCACCCCTATGACCACACCCATCCTTGGCAGTGGTCTCCAAGGCCTCGGCCCCTGGCACTTAGGGGATGAGATGCTTGTCCGTTTCTACATCCAAAAGGCTTTTATCGGTTGCCATCCTACCctagggattattttattcttaaaattgCTGCTGACCAGTGATTCCACGACCATAGAGAGGCGCGCCACTCCAAGCCAATACCCACACTTCCCcttggtcttagagagttgcctagggcctagaaaggtcaagtgactcaGATCACAAGGCCTTGAACCCGAGTATTCTCCTTCCTGGTCTGGTTCTTTCACTGCCCAGTGGCATTgcctccagccccctcccccaccagctcTTAAAGACATCCTAGTGTATGGTGCTACTTGCTGACatggtagagtcaggaagaatcatcgccttgagttcaaatctggtctcagacacttactagctttgggaccctgggcaagtcacttaatcctttctgcctcagtttccttctctgtaaaatgagctggagaaggaaaccactgcagtatccatgccaagaaaaccccaaatgagactGAAGAACAAAAATGGTGTAGAGTGGATTATGGTGGGCTCTAGGAAAAGGCTTATCCAACTTCTAAGGAATACAAGAATTTGGATTGAgttcccatcctttttttttttttttttggcggggcaatgggggttaagtgacttgcccagggtcacacagctagtaagtgtcaagtatctgaggccggatttgaactcaggtactcctgaatccagggccagtgttttatccattatgccacctagctgccccctatcatccatttttaatttttttaaattaaaaactatCTCAGTGTCTACCAAACCTAGCTATCAAATGCTCCTACCTTGCTGACAGGAGtgaaaaaacagttaaaaaaaaccctgGTAACTACGCTAATGTCCCATCATTGGGAATTTGTGGTGTGTGAAAGTAATAGAATATCATTGcattgaaagaaaagataaatatgaggtatacaaagaaatcaaggaagacttctatgaaaaacaactggtgaggcagctaggtggggcagtagataaaacaccagccctggagtcaggagtacctgagttcaaatctggcctcagacacttaacacttactagctgtgtgaccctgggcaagtcacttaaccccaattgcctcaccaaaaaaacaacaacaaaaaaaaggactggttttggagtcagagaacctgggttggatcctgcctcagtttcttatttgtgtgactttgggcaagatacTAACCTTTTCTGGGCataaagtttcctcatttgtaaaatgaagttagtCAAAATTATATACGAATGCCCTTTCGCTTCTAAATCCATGAACCTAAGGGATATTGAGTGgaaaaaaaggagcaaaagaacaaaatgagcattaACTACAACCATGTACATAATAGCAAGAAAATTGAGATGAATATTCAGAAAATATTGTTCTAATGTCAACAGAAAAACtccttattactattttttttaagttatacattcttggggcagctaggtggcacagtatatagagaactggccctggagtcaggagtacctgagttcaaatctggccttacacttgatacttactagctgtatgaccctgggcaagtcacttaaccccaattgcctcactaaaaaaaaaaaaagttatacattcTTTTGCCAACAAACGAAATGGGAAGTTTACAGTCTTCTGTATaatcatttacatttctttttttaaaagttgtgtgTTTGAACATTTGTGTTTATTGCTGAATGTTACCTCTCAACCAAGGTCCTTAAAACAGGAATCATTCCAGTCCCATGTACatgaaaaaatacatcttttattTCAAATCACCCCCTACAGCCACAGACCTATCTCTCCAGACAGGGTCATATGGTGCTTTTCCATGATAGGAAACAATAGGCCTGTGGTCAGGATACCTCCAttttccttcctccacccccataAAGGGGCTATAAGGAAGGGAGTCTTTCCAAAGAGAGGAGACCTGAGAGGTCAGCAGAGGAACCCCACCACTGCCCCAACTCCCTGGAGCTTGAAGGTGGGGATGGGTTAAGGAGCTCTGACTAACTCCTTTATGGAAGGGGCCCAGGACCCCCTGATGCTGCTTCTTCAATGGGTTTCTTGAACATTCACCTCCCCAGTTAAGTGTTGCATTTCAGGCAATATCCAAGAGACCAAGACCAGGATGAAGACAGCTAGCTGTTACAGACATCCTAGTGTATGTGAGGGATATCCCTAGTGGGATATGGTGGGCTCTAGGAAGAGGGAGCTCCAGCTTCATAGGAGCACAGGAATTTGGATTGAGTGAGTTCCCATCCACGTTTTCAATGGAACCACCTCAGTGTTCTGTCTGCCCAGCAGTCTGGCTCCTCACTTTGCTTCCCTCTGCTAGTGGACCTACATCCTGGGGCAGGACTCTGAAGCCAGGAGTGTCCCAAGGGCTAGTTCTGCCTGATGATGTCTAAGCTTCAGATGATCCAAGAGGCTGGCTTTGTACAGTCTGAAAACAGAAGCTAGGGGTCAGAGCCTTGAAGTGGGAATCTCTCCTGATTGGAGGACAGCCCTCCTCAgagcccttccccctccccaaggccaGCATGTGCCTCAAATGCATAGGTTCTGCGTTGGGGGAGAATGACAGTGTTAAGAGGCTGGGATTCTGCAGGTGGCAGACTGTGTCTGATGCGGGGTCCAGCCCCTTCCTGAGCCGGGAGTGGGGCCTCCAAGCAGCTGAGAGGCCTGGAAACAGAGGCTGGGGGTAGGATGGAGGCAGATGGGCTGGGCAGGAGgcttccatccccacccccaatacaGGTGTGGGTCCTCCTGATGACTGGAGCCTCTGTCTTCTGCCTCTCCCGTGCTAAGGCAACAGCGGCGTCAAAGGAAAGGCTGCCCCCATTCCTCCAGGAGGAACGGGAGGCCCGGTTGCCTTTGACTCCATCTCCAGGTGTTCCATCGAGTCTGCCAGGCCGTGGGCATGGGTTTGCTGGGGCCACATGGATCTTGCTACCCAGTGTGCTGGGCATCTTGGCAAACTGTGGTTTGGGGGGCACTACAGGTACAGATCTGACTTGTTGAACTTGGACCAAGGTGGAGGCCAGGCGCATACTCACACTGCCTGCTGGTTCAGGGAGGGGCACAGAGGATGATGGGGCACAAGGGTACAGGACACAGTTCTCAAGAGTAGTCTGCCCTTCAGGTTCCCTGTCTTCTGGCCTAGGGGATTGTGGAACTACTTCTACCCCTGGAGGATTGGCATCATGACCTTTGACATTACTAGACCTCCAAGGCACTACTTGGTCCAGATCCCCTGACAGACTGTCCACTCTAGCCTCCTGATctgcctccccatccccacaTTCCCTTTTGCCACTGATAGCCACAGCATCGCACTCAAGGCTTCCTCTATCTTTCCTATCCTCTTGTCTTTCTCCAGATTCTTTGTTCCTCCATCCACTTTCCTCTCCAGCCTtagtctctctcttttcatcaACTTTATGGTTGTCTAGAGTTTTCCCGTTCCTCTCGGTGTCCTGGTGGCTTTGGCTCTTGACTTCCCCACCCACTGTATTGTTTCCAACCTCTACCTGCTCCTCCTCTCCCCTAAACTCCTCTTTCCTGCTagtttgttgttgtccttcagtaTTCTCTCCATCAGCCTTCTGCTTTCCCCCTATCTTCTCATCCTCAACTTGTGACTCTATTCCAGTCTTGTCTTGgttctttgtcttctcttcttccGCTATATTTTCCTCATGCTCAACTTCTGCTAttcctccaggtttctcttcaCCCTCAGTCTTCTCTCCCCTAAGCTCTTCCTCATCCtttacttcctcctcctcctcagcttcctttTGCTCTTTGGTCTTCACTTCTTCAACCTcctccttttcatttctcttagcctctcttccctttt is part of the Dromiciops gliroides isolate mDroGli1 chromosome 4, mDroGli1.pri, whole genome shotgun sequence genome and encodes:
- the USF1 gene encoding upstream stimulatory factor 1 isoform X2, coding for MYRVIQVAEGQLDGQTEGTGAISGYPAAQSMTQAVIQGAFTSEDAVETEGAATETHYTYFPSTAVGEGAGGAGAGSTATVVTTQGSEALLGQATPPGTGQFFVMMSPQEVLQGGTQRSIAPRTHPYSPKSEAPRTTRDEKRRAQHNEVERRRRDKINNWIVQLSKIIPDCSMENTKSGQSKGGILSKACDYIQELRQSNHRLSEELQGLDQLQLDNKVLRQQVEELKNKNLLLRAQLRHQGVEVVIKNDAN
- the USF1 gene encoding upstream stimulatory factor 1 isoform X1, whose product is MKGQQKAAETEEGTVQIQEGAVATGEDPTSVAIASIQSAATFPDPNVKYVFRTENGGQVMYRVIQVAEGQLDGQTEGTGAISGYPAAQSMTQAVIQGAFTSEDAVETEGAATETHYTYFPSTAVGEGAGGAGAGSTATVVTTQGSEALLGQATPPGTGQFFVMMSPQEVLQGGTQRSIAPRTHPYSPKSEAPRTTRDEKRRAQHNEVERRRRDKINNWIVQLSKIIPDCSMENTKSGQSKGGILSKACDYIQELRQSNHRLSEELQGLDQLQLDNKVLRQQVEELKNKNLLLRAQLRHQGVEVVIKNDAN